The Verrucomicrobiota bacterium nucleotide sequence TTTCCGTCGGGGTCATCGCGCCCGTAAATATCGGAATTCCATGGGCACGGCTGATCGCGATCACGTCCGGGTGGAAGTTGGGGGTGACCAGAAAATCCGCTCCCGCCGCCAATGCCTCTTCCGCCAGCGACGGATGCGTTACGGTACCGGCGCCGAACATGGCGCCCTCCGGACGCTTGACGTTTCGAATGACGCCGGCGGCGCCGGCCGAGTCCATCGTCATCTCAATCAGGCGGATGCCCCGGCCGAAAAGCATTTCCACGCAGGCATGGATGTCGATCTGCGGCCGGCGCAGGATCGCAATCACGGGTGCCGCATGGAGGGCTTCCGCAAGTTGATGCTTCATAAATGCGCGGTTAAAAGCCGCATAACCGGCGTCTGTTCGGTCGACGTAGCTCGGCCGGGGCCGTCGAGGGGCTTTCCTTCATCGGTTATCTAATAACGAACATCGGGCAAATAGTCACACCAAAGTCGGCCCGGCAAAATCGATCCGGGCCGCGCCTTATCTCTGGAGGCCATAATCTTTGGCCGCCTGGACGAGCGCAGCCGTAAGATGATTCACGTCCCGGTCGGCGACAAACAGGCTGATCGCATCCTCCATGGCTTGTTGAAAGGCAGCCGACGCAGCCTCTCCATGCACGCAACTCGGCACGAGGTCATCCTTGGCGAAGGACGACATCGACCATTGCAGGTACTCGCCAAACTTACTTTTGTCCACGTCGGTGCGGGATGGGATGGCGCCCTTCAACGGGTCAAACGCTTCCTGGGCCTGTTTGCTCCCGATTAATCGCAGCCACGCCGTGGCCTCGACTACGTCCGGTGCGCTCTTGCCCAGGGTAAAGCCGTCCGCCACGACGATGAAACTGCCGTCCGTGCCGGGATGATCAACCCAGCCGAAATCCTGATTTTCCTTCAAGCCCGCCTTTCGCATTTCACCGTAGACCCAATCACCCATGCAGGTGAAGGCGGCTTTGGCCTCAATGACCGCCCGGACTGCCCCATCCCAGGTCAGGGCTGAGTGGTCCGGGTTCTGGTAATCCAGCATCCTGCCGTAGAGCTGGGCCGCCTGTTTCACTTTCGGGTCGTCAAAGGCAAGTTTACCGTTGAACAGGTCTCGCCAGCCTTGGGGTCCCAGCACCCCCAAAAGTGTGTTTTCGAAGATTTCGGCGGTAGCCCAAATTCCGGAATCGCCCACTGCCAGCGGCACAACGCCGGCCGCTTTAAGCTTTTCGGCCGCCGCGAAGAACTGGTCAAAGGTGAGCGCGCCATCGATTTTGATCTGGTTTTTCTCGAGGATTTTTTTGTTGTACCAGAGGACGTTCCCGCGGTGCACCCCGACCAGCACGGCGTACATGTCGCCGCCTTTGGTTACCTCATCGAGCAGAGCTTTGGGCACGACCTTATTCCAACCTTCGCTCTCGTAGAGATCGGTCACGGGATCGCAGGCTTCCAGAGCGACGTAGCGCGCCAGGAGTTCGTAACCCGGGTGGGTCTGCCATGTATCGGGCGGGTTACCCTCGGCCAGCCGGGTCTGCAGGATGGGGCGGGCGGCAGAACCGCCGCCACCGGTCACGGCGGCATTGATGACCTCGACCCCGTGGTTATGCTCTTTATACATCCGGAAAAGCACGTCCAGCGCCGACGCCTCGCTGCCGGAAGTCCACCACGAAAATACTTCGAGGGTTTTACGGCCGGCGGCATCAGCCTCCGGGCACACCTGGACAAGCGCAACCAGGGCCGCACCCAGAATGGACGAACGGAGTAAGGTCTTCATGGAGGTTAAAGGTGAATTCCCTGCACGGTGAGGTTGTCTGCTAAGTGATCGTGGCTCACCGATGACTGGTCGTGACAATCGGCGCCGCGTCCCGCGGAGGCGCTCAGCCGTACGAACGCACCGCGATTGCGGTCTTGGATTCGGATCGCAATTGGTGCGCTCCCGAGGCCCGAGCCGCCGGCCTCAAACCTGGCGCGTTGCCCCGCTGAACCTGACCGGGCGGCTGACGGGCGCCAGCCGGCAGCCCTGCCGCTGACCCGGCGAAATTTGTGCGTTCCTTGAATGGGCGCTGCCCCGCACTCGTCGAAACGAAGACACTTACGGCAGATCAGGCGCGTGGACTGGTTACCCGGGCGGGGCAGATGGGAGGGCGCCTCAGGCCCGACGCACGGGTAACTGACTAAAAAGACATTGCCTTCCTGCCAAGCGAATATATCTAATAGATATGAAAATTAAAGCTCTGTTCCTGGCCGTCGCCGTGCTCGGTTCCGTTGGGTTCGTGCGTGCAGACGACGTAATCCAATTCACGACGCTTCCTCAGACGGTCCAAACCACGGTTATCCGAGAGACCCACATTTCCAACCCGACCTCGGTAACCCGGGTAATCCGGGACGGCGACGTTTATGCGGTCACCGTCAGGGGCGACAGCGGCTCGCGGGTCGTTTACGTGAATGACGCAGGTACGATCGTTGAGCATCATTCGGCTGCGACGACCACGACGACCACCACTACCGAACAGGTTGCACCGGCAGCCGAAACCGTGGTGACGACCGAACAGGTTCAAGGAGATACCGGTCGCTACCAACTGATTGAAAAGAAAGGCAACAAGGAAACTTACCTTGATCGCCAGACCGGACAAAAGGTGAGGGTCAAGCGAGAGGACAACGATTAACGCCGGGCTGGCAGTGACGCCGGGCTTCCTGCAAGGACGATAGCGAAACAGCCTCCAACGATCACATCTGAGTGCGGGCGACGGGAATTCATCCGTCGCCCGTTTTGTTTTGGAGGGTTGAATTGAAAAGATCATCCGCAGAACACGCAGAGAACGCAGAAAAGAGAGAAAACATCCACAGATTACACAGATTGACACAGATTAACGTCACACGGCGGGCGCGACGTAAAAGACTCACACGGCGCCACGGCGGAACACGGCGACCACGGCGGAAAGAGGAACGGAAGACCTGACATTGGCGCCGCTTCCGCAAGCCGTTACCCGTTACCCGTCACCCGGCACCCGGTTTCATTCGTGGCATTTCCTCAGGGCTGCACGCGCCGAGCCGGTGAACCTGCAACAGATCGGGAGGGACGGCCTCCCTGGCTAATTCGATCAGGTGAGCGTGGTGAGTGAAGAAGAGGACCTGGGTTTTCGGACACAGCTCAGCCAGTACGCGGAAGGCGTCGCGTGCCCGGTCGTTGTCGAAGCTGATGAAAATATCGTCGGCGACAAACGGGATCGGCTCGGCGCTCTCCTCCAACTGCCGCTCCAGGCTGGCCAGGCGCAAGGCGAGGTAGAGCTGGTCCCGCGTCCCTTCACTCATTCCGGCCACCATCACCTCTTCGTCATGAGGGCGCACCCCCAGCAGCACCGGGCGATCTTTCTCGTCAAAGCCGGTCTTGAGAGACGCGAACGAATGCCGGGTCAGTTTCGGAAACAGCTCGCTCGCACGCCGGATCACCGGCCCCTGGTTTTCTTCCCGGTAAATTTCGATTTGCTGGCGCAGGATGCTGCACGCGAGGCGAAGGCGCAGGTAGCGAGCGCTTAGAGATTCAATTTGAGCCGCAGCCTGTTGGGCCTTGCCGGCGGCTTCTGCGGCGCGCTCGCTTCCGTCCATCGCTTCGAGCTCCGTTTGGAATTTGCCGCCGGCCGTTTGCAATTTTCCGATGGCTGCCTCCTGCTCCGCGATGCCGGCGGTGAGGGCCTCCGCCTCGGCTGCGAGCCGGCCCGGATTCACTTCCGCAAGCTCCGCGAGGAAGTCTTCAAGGGGAGTACCGCCGCTCAACGGCACGAGCGTGTGCACAAGCTGCTCCGCCTCAGAAGTAAGCTGGCGCGCCCGCGCCGCCCTCTGCTCCATGGCCACAAGTTCATCGCGATCGGCGCATTGGGCTTGTTGCAGCAGGGAATCGAGATCGGAAGTTGCGCGGCGAACTTCCGCTTGGCTTTGCTCGATCGTGGCCTGCGCCTGGGCCAATTGTTCTTCCAGGGCTTTGCGGCGTTCGGCATCCCGTTGCGCTTGCATCAGGCGGCTTTGGAGTCCTGCCGCGGCCTGATCCGCCGGTACGCCGTGCAGATCGGCGGCAACCGCCGGCACGAGGTCCGTAACGTCTTTTTCGAACCGCACGACCATGGATTCCAGGGCCGCGATCTGGGCCAGGCGCTGTTCAGCATCTTTTGCCTTCTGATGATAAACGTCGATCCGACGCACCATCGCCAGGGCCTGAGCCGCGTCCAGCTTCTCGGCCGGCCCGAGCACGGCAACGGCCGCATTCCATTGCTCCTGCCATCCGGCGATCCGTTCTGCGGTTTGCACTTTCTCACGCTCCGCCTTGTCGAATTCCCGCGTGCGCCGTTGGACCTCCGCCGCCAGCGCCTCACGCCGGGTTCTCGCCTGCTCGAGATGGGAAAGGAGCTCGCGGCCGCAGTCGATCAAGGCCGCCAATCCGGCGCCCGGCGCGGCCGGTGCTCCAAGCGTCGCCAGCGCGTCACGAATTTCGGCGGAATGCCGATCCGCGAGTTCTTCCAGGCGCTGAACCGCGCCGGCTTCGGTGCCGCACACGTCTAGCACCCGGAGCACCTCGGCACAGCGCCCGAGCCAGGCACGCATTTCGCGGGGGGGCGCCGGCTGGATTGCACTCGGGCTCCAGGCCGTTTCCCATTGGCCGGTCAGAACGCCCTTTCGATAGAGCAGCAACTCCACGTCCCGGCTCGCGTCGAGCAACCGTTCCTCAGTTTCCTCACGCAAGGCTAGCAGCTGGGCCAATTGCGCAGCCCGCCCGGCTTCGCGCCGCAAACGATCGGCGGCCGCGTCCGCCTCGGCGACCGCGTGCTCATAGGCTTCAACCAGCGATTTTCCGGGCTGAAACCGGTGTTCCGCAGAGTCGTCCCCGGCGCTTCCGAGCCAGGCACGCCGCACTTGTTGCCAGGTGCGGTCACGACGATCCCGCTTCAGTTCGAGCTCCCGTTCCGTCGGAACCTCACCGCGCAACTGCACGGCTTGAATTCGCGCGTCCGTTTCCCTGACCATTTCCTGCAACTCCTTAAGCTGTTGCTCAGCCGCCTTCAGTGCTTCACCGGCTTCCGCGAATTCCAACTCAAACCGGTCAACGGTTTCGATGGATGGCAAGGGCAACCTGGCCAGGTCCGGTCCCGTTCCGTTCCAACGCCCGAGACGGCTGATTTGCAACTCCGCCTGTTGCTGGAGCGTTTGCAACCTGGTACGCGCCTCCCGGAGTTGAGCTTCCAGATCGCCACCCTTTTGCGCGCGGGTTACGACCTGCCGGAGGTGCGCCGGATCGAGAGCGGCAGGGGTTGCGTTGAGCAGGTCCCGGCTCTGCGCCAGCTCTTCACCTGCCGTGCCTGCCCTTTCGGCGGCATCCTGCATGCGTTGGATGAGGGCCGGATACCGGTTGGCGAGCGACTCGATTCGGTCGCGTTCAATGGCAGACAAATCAAGTTTAGCGATCGCTTCACCGTTCAGCCTGGCTTTCAGGTCCTGGAGAATTGCGCCGGCCTCATCGCGGTCACGGCTTTCTCTGGTTCGAAGCGTGGGCAGGTCAGCAACCGCCTGGCGGAAGGCGCCGAGGCGCTGGTTCAGGGCCGTAATGGCCGCCGCTTGTACAATCAACGCTTCGGGCGCGTGCACCCCGGCGATTTCCGTTTCCAGCCGGCGGGCTTCGCGTCCGGCCTCCGCGACGCGGGCAGACGCATCCCGGAGTGTGCGTTCGGCCTCGGCGCGTTCCCGGGCCGCAGATTCCGGCAACGGCACCACCGTTCCAAGCGCGCTGAGTTCTGACCGCACCTCTCGGAGCCGCGCCGCAGGGGGCCAGGCAAACTGGAGACGCTCCAGGCGTTTTTGCTCGGCCCGCATCCGCCGGAGCTCACCCTGACGCTGCTCCAGTTCCGCCTCCAACTCAGCCCCAGCCTCCTGTTTCTTTGCCCAATCGGATGGTCTTACCGACCATTCACGGCTCTGCTTGCGTGCCTGCTGGTATCTCTCGATCGCGCCGTTGATTAATGGCTGGCGTCCCCGTGGCTTGAAGATCGCCTCAGCCTGTCCTTCGAGTTCTCTCAACACCTTGTGCAAACCGGTGACCCCGGCACCCGCCTGGAAAAGGCTCTCCGCAAGATCGCCGCGGCCCTCCCGCAAATCCTCCCCCCCGCGCACCAGGGCTTCGTGATCCAGACGATGCACGCTGGTAAAGGCTTCCTCCGAAATGCCCCCGAGCATCTCGCCAAGCGTACTGTCCGGCAAAGGCTGGTCATCTCCGTCAAGGAGGGTTTTCTGCTGCCCTTTACGCCGGACGATCGTCAGGCGCGCCCCGCTCGAACTCAGCAGTTCCGCACGGATTCGCAGGTCGCGGCCCTTGTGCCGGAAAACGTCTGCGGTCCGCGCGGGAATCCCGTAAAACAGATTGGTCAGGCCCCGCAATGCGGTGCTTTTGCCGGCCTCATTCTCGCCGTAGATGAGATGGAAGTTTTCCTTTTCTCCATCGCCGAAGCGGAGGCGGACATTGCTCAGGCAGCCGAAGGCGACGAACTCAAGGGCGACAATTCTCATGGCGGCTCGTTCGCGGCGAGCAAATGCAGAACCAGGAGCTGTTCGACATCCCCGA carries:
- a CDS encoding bifunctional 4-hydroxy-2-oxoglutarate aldolase/2-dehydro-3-deoxy-phosphogluconate aldolase translates to MKHQLAEALHAAPVIAILRRPQIDIHACVEMLFGRGIRLIEMTMDSAGAAGVIRNVKRPEGAMFGAGTVTHPSLAEEALAAGADFLVTPNFHPDVIAISRAHGIPIFTGAMTPTEIYNAMAAGADYIKVFPAGSLGPKYFREILAPLASARLVATGGVTLDNAPEFFAAGAQAVGVGGALIPKRREDFAACAAAADRLLEAARKARS
- a CDS encoding carbohydrate ABC transporter substrate-binding protein, yielding MKTLLRSSILGAALVALVQVCPEADAAGRKTLEVFSWWTSGSEASALDVLFRMYKEHNHGVEVINAAVTGGGGSAARPILQTRLAEGNPPDTWQTHPGYELLARYVALEACDPVTDLYESEGWNKVVPKALLDEVTKGGDMYAVLVGVHRGNVLWYNKKILEKNQIKIDGALTFDQFFAAAEKLKAAGVVPLAVGDSGIWATAEIFENTLLGVLGPQGWRDLFNGKLAFDDPKVKQAAQLYGRMLDYQNPDHSALTWDGAVRAVIEAKAAFTCMGDWVYGEMRKAGLKENQDFGWVDHPGTDGSFIVVADGFTLGKSAPDVVEATAWLRLIGSKQAQEAFDPLKGAIPSRTDVDKSKFGEYLQWSMSSFAKDDLVPSCVHGEAASAAFQQAMEDAISLFVADRDVNHLTAALVQAAKDYGLQR
- a CDS encoding AAA family ATPase gives rise to the protein MRIVALEFVAFGCLSNVRLRFGDGEKENFHLIYGENEAGKSTALRGLTNLFYGIPARTADVFRHKGRDLRIRAELLSSSGARLTIVRRKGQQKTLLDGDDQPLPDSTLGEMLGGISEEAFTSVHRLDHEALVRGGEDLREGRGDLAESLFQAGAGVTGLHKVLRELEGQAEAIFKPRGRQPLINGAIERYQQARKQSREWSVRPSDWAKKQEAGAELEAELEQRQGELRRMRAEQKRLERLQFAWPPAARLREVRSELSALGTVVPLPESAARERAEAERTLRDASARVAEAGREARRLETEIAGVHAPEALIVQAAAITALNQRLGAFRQAVADLPTLRTRESRDRDEAGAILQDLKARLNGEAIAKLDLSAIERDRIESLANRYPALIQRMQDAAERAGTAGEELAQSRDLLNATPAALDPAHLRQVVTRAQKGGDLEAQLREARTRLQTLQQQAELQISRLGRWNGTGPDLARLPLPSIETVDRFELEFAEAGEALKAAEQQLKELQEMVRETDARIQAVQLRGEVPTERELELKRDRRDRTWQQVRRAWLGSAGDDSAEHRFQPGKSLVEAYEHAVAEADAAADRLRREAGRAAQLAQLLALREETEERLLDASRDVELLLYRKGVLTGQWETAWSPSAIQPAPPREMRAWLGRCAEVLRVLDVCGTEAGAVQRLEELADRHSAEIRDALATLGAPAAPGAGLAALIDCGRELLSHLEQARTRREALAAEVQRRTREFDKAEREKVQTAERIAGWQEQWNAAVAVLGPAEKLDAAQALAMVRRIDVYHQKAKDAEQRLAQIAALESMVVRFEKDVTDLVPAVAADLHGVPADQAAAGLQSRLMQAQRDAERRKALEEQLAQAQATIEQSQAEVRRATSDLDSLLQQAQCADRDELVAMEQRAARARQLTSEAEQLVHTLVPLSGGTPLEDFLAELAEVNPGRLAAEAEALTAGIAEQEAAIGKLQTAGGKFQTELEAMDGSERAAEAAGKAQQAAAQIESLSARYLRLRLACSILRQQIEIYREENQGPVIRRASELFPKLTRHSFASLKTGFDEKDRPVLLGVRPHDEEVMVAGMSEGTRDQLYLALRLASLERQLEESAEPIPFVADDIFISFDNDRARDAFRVLAELCPKTQVLFFTHHAHLIELAREAVPPDLLQVHRLGACSPEEMPRMKPGAG